A single genomic interval of Vulpes vulpes isolate BD-2025 chromosome 3, VulVul3, whole genome shotgun sequence harbors:
- the LMO4 gene encoding LIM domain transcription factor LMO4 has translation MVNPGSSSQPPPVTAGSLSWKRCAGCGGKIADRFLLYAMDSYWHSRCLKCSCCQAQLGDIGTSCYTKSGMILCRNDYIRLFGNSGACSACGQSIPASELVMRAQGNVYHLKCFTCSTCRNRLVPGDRFHYINGSLFCEHDRPTALINGHLNSLQSNPLLPDQKVC, from the exons ATGGTGAATCCGGGCAGCAGCTCACAGCCGCCCCCCGTGACGGCCGGCTCCCTCTCCTGGAAGCGGTGTGCAGGCTGCGGAGGCAAGATCGCGGACCGCTTTCTGCTCTATGCCATGGACAGCTACTGGCACAGCCGGTGCCTCAAGTGCTCCTGCTGCCAGGCGCAGCTGGGCGACATCGGCACGTCCTGTTACACCAAGAGCGGCATGATCCTTTGCAGAAATGACTACATTAG GTTATTTGGGAATAGCGGTGCTTGCAGCGCTTGCGGACAGTCGATTCCTGCGAGCGAACTCGTCATGAGGGCCCAAGGCAATGTGTATCATCTTAAG TGTTTTACATGCTCTACCTGCCGGAATCGCCTGGTCCCAGGAGATCGGTTTCACTACATCAATGGCAGTTTATTTTGTGAACATGATAGACCTACAGCTCTCATCAATGGCCATTTGAATTCACTTCAGAGCAATCCACTACTGCCAGACCAGAAG